The proteins below are encoded in one region of Paenacidovorax monticola:
- a CDS encoding metallophosphoesterase family protein, with amino-acid sequence MKIALLSDIHANRQALETCLAHARAQGVLQFALLGDLVGYGGDPVAVVEQAMALAAEGALIVRGNHDALAVAPPALAQSLGDQGAQWTHAQLGPAHRAFLAAQPLTARHGARTLLVHASADGPERWRYIEDANAAERSMAAASAMDPAIRYVFGGHVHEQALYFLTPTAKLMRFAPQPGVPVPVPPHRQWLGIVGSVGQPRDHDARAMYALFDEEAATITFHRVPYDHAAAAAAIRATQLPAFFADRLETGR; translated from the coding sequence ATGAAGATCGCCCTGCTGTCCGACATCCACGCCAACCGCCAGGCCCTGGAGACCTGCCTTGCCCACGCGCGCGCCCAAGGCGTGCTGCAATTCGCGCTGCTGGGCGACCTGGTGGGCTATGGCGGCGACCCCGTGGCCGTGGTCGAGCAGGCCATGGCCCTGGCGGCGGAGGGCGCGCTCATCGTGCGCGGCAACCACGACGCACTGGCCGTCGCGCCGCCGGCCCTGGCCCAGTCGCTCGGCGACCAGGGCGCGCAATGGACGCACGCGCAGCTCGGCCCCGCGCACCGGGCCTTCCTGGCCGCCCAGCCGCTCACGGCGCGGCATGGCGCCCGCACGCTGCTGGTGCACGCGAGCGCCGACGGCCCCGAGCGCTGGCGCTACATCGAGGACGCCAACGCCGCCGAGCGCAGCATGGCGGCCGCGAGCGCCATGGACCCGGCCATCCGCTACGTGTTCGGCGGCCACGTGCACGAGCAGGCGCTGTACTTCCTCACGCCCACCGCCAAGCTCATGCGCTTCGCGCCGCAGCCCGGCGTGCCCGTGCCCGTGCCGCCCCACCGCCAGTGGCTGGGCATCGTGGGCTCCGTGGGACAGCCGCGCGACCACGATGCGCGCGCCATGTACGCGCTGTTCGACGAAGAGGCCGCCACCATCACCTTCCACCGCGTGCCCTACGACCACGCCGCCGCCGCCGCCGCCATCCGCGCCACCCAGCTTCCGGCCTTCTTCGCCGACCGGCTGGAGACCGGCCGATGA
- a CDS encoding organic hydroperoxide resistance protein: MASLEKVLYTARAHTTGGRDGASRTDDGRLDVTLSSPGTSGTGTNPEQLFAAGYSACFIGAIKAVAGKQKIALPQDLAIDAEVDLGPIPNAYGIAARLKVHLPGMDRAQAQALVEAAHQVCPYSNATRGNIDVTLTLA; encoded by the coding sequence ATGGCTTCCCTGGAAAAAGTTCTCTACACCGCACGCGCCCACACCACGGGGGGCCGTGACGGCGCCTCGCGCACCGACGACGGCCGCCTCGACGTGACGCTGTCCTCCCCCGGCACCAGCGGCACCGGCACCAACCCCGAGCAGCTCTTCGCAGCGGGCTACTCGGCCTGCTTCATCGGCGCGATCAAGGCCGTGGCCGGCAAGCAGAAGATCGCGCTGCCGCAGGATCTGGCCATCGACGCGGAAGTGGACCTGGGCCCCATCCCCAACGCCTACGGCATTGCCGCGCGCCTGAAGGTGCACCTGCCCGGCATGGACCGCGCCCAGGCCCAGGCCCTCGTGGAAGCAGCCCACCAGGTCTGCCCCTACTCCAACGCCACGCGCGGCAACATCGACGTGACGCTGACCCTGGCCTGA
- a CDS encoding MarR family winged helix-turn-helix transcriptional regulator, whose amino-acid sequence MPSAAPLLDERAQQLDHQLCFALYSASLAMTKLYKPLLDQLGLTYPQYLVMLVLWERDALMVSELGERLFLDSGTLTPLLKRMEAAGWLLRQRDTADERRVRATLTDAGRALRQQAAGIPACVLQQSQCTLDELQALTRQVQQLRGRLTAPIPSPASL is encoded by the coding sequence ATGCCCTCCGCCGCCCCTCTCCTCGACGAACGCGCTCAGCAACTGGACCACCAGCTGTGCTTCGCGCTGTACTCGGCTTCGCTGGCCATGACCAAGCTCTACAAGCCCCTGCTCGACCAGTTGGGCCTGACCTATCCGCAGTACCTGGTGATGCTGGTGCTGTGGGAGCGCGACGCCCTCATGGTCTCGGAACTGGGCGAGCGCCTGTTTCTCGACTCCGGCACGCTCACCCCCCTGCTCAAGCGCATGGAAGCTGCCGGCTGGCTGCTGCGCCAGCGCGATACAGCCGACGAGCGGCGCGTACGCGCCACGCTGACCGATGCCGGCCGCGCCCTGCGCCAGCAGGCTGCGGGCATTCCCGCCTGCGTGCTGCAGCAAAGCCAGTGCACGCTGGACGAGCTGCAGGCGCTGACGCGGCAGGTCCAGCAACTGCGCGGCCGGCTGACCGCCCCCATTCCCTCCCCCGCTTCGCTCTGA
- a CDS encoding 3-hydroxybutyryl-CoA dehydrogenase, with translation MTIQTVGIIGAGTMGNGIAQACAVSGINVVMVDISDAAVQKGVATVAGSLDRLIKKEKITAADKDAALARIKTSTSYDDLKAAQIVIEAATENYELKLKILKQVDALVAPEVIIASNTSSISITKLAAATSRADKFIGMHFFNPVPMMALVEIIRGLQTSDATHDAVKALSERLGKSPITVKNAPGFVVNRILVPMINEAFFVLAEGLATPEDIDAGMKLGCNQPIGPLALADMIGLDVCLAVMDVYLTEFGDSKYRPCPLLKEMVAAGRLGRKTGRGVYQY, from the coding sequence ATGACGATCCAAACCGTCGGCATCATCGGCGCGGGCACCATGGGCAACGGCATCGCGCAGGCCTGCGCCGTGTCGGGCATCAACGTGGTCATGGTGGATATCTCGGACGCCGCCGTCCAGAAAGGCGTGGCCACCGTGGCTGGCAGCCTCGACCGCCTGATCAAGAAGGAGAAGATCACCGCCGCCGACAAGGACGCGGCGCTGGCGCGCATCAAGACCTCGACGAGCTACGACGACCTCAAGGCCGCGCAGATCGTGATCGAGGCCGCCACCGAGAACTACGAACTCAAGCTCAAGATCCTCAAGCAGGTGGACGCGCTCGTGGCGCCCGAGGTCATCATCGCCTCCAACACCTCGTCGATCTCGATCACCAAGCTGGCCGCAGCCACCAGCCGCGCCGACAAGTTCATCGGCATGCACTTCTTCAACCCCGTGCCCATGATGGCTCTGGTGGAGATCATCCGCGGCCTGCAGACCAGCGACGCGACGCATGACGCCGTGAAGGCGCTGTCCGAGCGCCTGGGCAAGAGCCCCATCACGGTGAAGAACGCCCCGGGCTTCGTGGTCAACCGCATCCTCGTGCCCATGATCAACGAGGCCTTCTTCGTGCTGGCCGAAGGCCTGGCCACGCCCGAGGACATCGACGCGGGCATGAAGCTCGGCTGCAACCAGCCCATCGGCCCGCTGGCCCTCGCCGACATGATCGGCCTGGACGTGTGCCTGGCCGTGATGGACGTGTACCTGACCGAATTTGGCGACAGCAAGTACCGCCCCTGCCCGCTGCTCAAGGAAATGGTGGCCGCCGGCCGCCTGGGCCGCAAGACCGGGCGCGGCGTCTACCAGTACTGA
- a CDS encoding GMC family oxidoreductase produces MFDYIVIGGGSAGSVLAGRLTQDPRVRVCLIEAGPPDRSVFIHCPAGLAVMAKYELFGWGLNTVPQPGLGGRRGYQPRGKVLGGSSSVNAMVYIRGQHADYDHWAAQGNPGWAWEDVKPYFLRAEDNERGADAWHGQGGPLHVMDLRSPNRFSAVFTEAAMQAGHAHNPDFNGATQEGVGLYQVTHRNGERHSAAKGYLTPHLARPNLQVITEAHATRILFEGRRAVGVEYRQGGRLHEVRALREVLLSAGALLSPQLLMLSGVGPAEELQRHGIGVVHELPGVGQHLHDHPDVVQVMDAPRLTDLFGLSLRGALNTLRGIREWRAQRSGMLTTNFAEAGGFIKSRPEEAAPDLQLHFVIGKLVDHGRKTVLGHGYSCHVCLLQPQSRGSVRLAGRDPMQAPLVDPNFFGHPDDMARMVRGFQRMREILAQPALAQYGARELPASAQAQTEAQIEQFIRQYADTIYHPVGSCRMGPGPLDVVDAELRVHGVQGLRVVDASIMPRIVSGNTNAPTVMIAEKAVDLLRLAAVN; encoded by the coding sequence ATGTTCGACTACATCGTGATCGGCGGCGGCTCGGCAGGCTCGGTACTCGCCGGGCGCCTCACGCAGGACCCGCGCGTGCGCGTATGCCTGATCGAGGCGGGCCCCCCCGACCGCAGCGTGTTCATCCACTGTCCGGCAGGCCTGGCCGTCATGGCCAAGTACGAACTTTTCGGCTGGGGCCTCAACACCGTGCCGCAGCCGGGCCTGGGCGGCCGGCGCGGCTACCAGCCGCGCGGCAAGGTGCTGGGCGGGTCGAGTTCGGTCAACGCCATGGTCTACATCCGCGGCCAGCATGCCGACTATGACCACTGGGCCGCGCAGGGCAATCCCGGCTGGGCCTGGGAGGACGTGAAGCCCTACTTCCTGCGCGCCGAGGACAACGAGCGCGGCGCCGACGCCTGGCACGGCCAGGGCGGTCCGCTGCACGTGATGGACCTGCGCTCGCCCAATCGCTTCAGCGCCGTGTTCACCGAAGCCGCCATGCAGGCCGGCCACGCGCACAACCCCGACTTCAACGGCGCCACGCAGGAGGGCGTGGGCCTGTACCAGGTCACGCACCGGAACGGCGAGCGCCACAGTGCCGCCAAGGGCTACCTCACGCCCCACCTCGCGCGCCCCAACCTCCAGGTCATCACCGAGGCGCATGCCACGCGCATCCTCTTCGAGGGGCGCCGCGCCGTGGGCGTGGAATACCGCCAGGGCGGCCGGCTGCACGAGGTGCGTGCGCTGCGCGAGGTGCTGCTCTCGGCGGGCGCGCTGCTCTCGCCGCAGCTGCTCATGCTTTCGGGCGTGGGGCCGGCCGAAGAACTGCAGCGCCACGGCATCGGCGTGGTGCACGAGCTGCCCGGCGTGGGCCAGCACCTGCACGACCATCCCGACGTGGTGCAGGTCATGGACGCACCGCGCCTCACCGACCTGTTCGGCCTCTCTCTGCGCGGCGCGCTCAACACCCTGCGCGGCATCCGCGAGTGGCGCGCCCAGCGCAGCGGCATGCTCACCACCAACTTCGCCGAGGCCGGCGGCTTCATCAAGAGCCGGCCCGAGGAGGCCGCGCCCGACCTGCAGCTGCACTTCGTGATCGGCAAGCTCGTGGACCATGGCCGCAAGACAGTGCTGGGCCATGGCTACTCGTGCCACGTGTGCCTGCTGCAGCCGCAAAGCCGCGGCAGCGTGCGCCTGGCGGGCCGCGACCCGATGCAGGCGCCGCTCGTGGACCCGAATTTCTTCGGCCATCCCGACGACATGGCGCGCATGGTGCGCGGCTTTCAGCGCATGCGCGAGATCCTGGCCCAGCCCGCGCTGGCGCAGTATGGCGCGCGCGAACTGCCGGCCTCGGCCCAGGCGCAAACCGAGGCGCAGATCGAGCAGTTCATCCGCCAGTACGCCGACACCATCTACCACCCCGTGGGCAGCTGCCGCATGGGCCCGGGCCCGCTCGACGTGGTGGATGCCGAACTGCGCGTGCACGGGGTGCAGGGGCTGCGCGTGGTGGACGCATCCATCATGCCGCGCATCGTGAGCGGCAACACCAACGCACCCACGGTGATGATTGCCGAGAAGGCGGTGGACCTGCTGCGTTTGGCCGCTGTGAACTAG
- a CDS encoding ABC transporter permease, whose protein sequence is MSTVPQSTHQAPSIWRAPDLSLRWWPVFLRNLLVWRKLAIPSLVGNIAEPLMWLVAFGYGMGALVGEVQVGTDGSARVPYILFLASGSICMSAMNAASFEALYSAFSRMHVQKTWDGIMNAPVSLDSVLLAEMLWAAFKALFTVTAILGVMLALSISHSPKLFVAWPVLLCVGIMFSSIALIFNALAKGYDFFTYYFTLVLTPMMFLSGVFFPREQLPTAVRIVSDWLPLTNAVELVRPLFMDQWPQHPLRHGLVLAATTLVAFWVALALTRRRFRA, encoded by the coding sequence ATGTCCACCGTACCCCAGTCCACGCACCAGGCCCCCAGCATCTGGCGGGCGCCCGACCTGTCGCTGCGCTGGTGGCCCGTGTTCCTGCGCAACCTGCTGGTGTGGCGCAAGCTCGCCATCCCCAGCCTCGTGGGCAACATCGCCGAGCCGCTCATGTGGCTCGTGGCCTTCGGCTACGGCATGGGCGCGCTGGTGGGCGAGGTGCAGGTAGGTACCGATGGCAGCGCGCGCGTGCCCTACATCCTGTTCCTCGCGAGCGGCTCCATCTGCATGAGCGCGATGAACGCGGCAAGCTTCGAGGCGCTGTACTCGGCCTTCTCGCGCATGCATGTGCAGAAGACCTGGGACGGCATCATGAACGCGCCCGTGAGCCTGGACAGCGTGCTGCTCGCCGAAATGCTCTGGGCCGCTTTCAAGGCACTGTTCACGGTCACCGCCATCCTGGGCGTGATGCTGGCGCTCTCCATCAGCCACAGCCCCAAGCTGTTCGTGGCCTGGCCGGTGCTGCTGTGCGTGGGCATCATGTTCTCCAGCATCGCGCTGATCTTCAACGCGCTCGCCAAGGGCTACGACTTCTTCACCTACTACTTCACGCTGGTGCTCACGCCGATGATGTTCCTCTCGGGCGTGTTCTTCCCGCGGGAGCAACTGCCCACGGCCGTGCGCATCGTGTCGGACTGGCTGCCGCTCACGAACGCGGTGGAACTGGTGCGCCCCCTGTTCATGGACCAGTGGCCGCAGCATCCGCTGCGCCACGGGCTGGTGCTGGCCGCCACCACGCTGGTGGCCTTCTGGGTGGCACTCGCACTCACGCGCCGGCGCTTTCGCGCCTGA
- a CDS encoding ATP-binding cassette domain-containing protein: MFEARHLRKRYGDATVVDGVSFDIAPGECLGVIGPNGAGKTTTIRMCLGLTVPDDGTVRFHPGNGGATLSMPHDALAIKAQLGVVTQFDTLDPDFTCAENLGVFGRYFGLGREAMRGRIPRLLEFAALSHKAGARPGELSGGMKRRLSLARALVNEPRLLLLDEPTTGLDPQARHLMWERLQLLLQQGTAILLTTHFMDEAERLCSRLLVLDHGRKIAEGRPRELIAEHLEPEVIEAYGNGALALAHDAALRALARRVEVSGETVFFYTQDARPLLQALSVHGHLRTLHRPANLEDLFLKLTGRQIREDG; the protein is encoded by the coding sequence CTGTTCGAAGCCCGCCACCTGCGCAAGCGCTACGGCGATGCCACCGTGGTCGACGGCGTGTCGTTCGACATCGCGCCCGGCGAATGCCTGGGCGTGATCGGGCCCAACGGCGCGGGCAAGACGACCACCATTCGCATGTGCCTGGGCCTGACGGTGCCCGACGATGGCACGGTGCGTTTCCATCCCGGCAACGGCGGCGCCACGCTTTCGATGCCTCACGACGCACTGGCCATCAAGGCCCAGCTCGGGGTGGTCACGCAGTTCGACACCCTGGACCCCGACTTCACCTGCGCGGAGAACCTCGGCGTGTTCGGGCGCTACTTCGGCCTGGGCCGCGAGGCGATGCGCGGGCGCATTCCGCGCCTGCTCGAATTCGCCGCGCTCTCGCACAAGGCGGGCGCACGGCCCGGCGAACTGTCGGGCGGCATGAAGCGGCGGCTGTCGCTGGCACGCGCGCTGGTCAACGAGCCGCGGCTGTTGCTGCTCGACGAGCCCACCACGGGCCTCGACCCGCAGGCGCGCCACCTCATGTGGGAGCGGCTGCAACTGCTCCTGCAGCAGGGCACGGCCATCCTGCTCACCACCCACTTCATGGACGAGGCCGAGCGCCTGTGCTCGCGCCTGCTCGTGCTGGACCACGGCCGCAAGATCGCCGAGGGCCGGCCGCGCGAGCTCATTGCCGAGCACCTCGAACCCGAGGTGATCGAAGCCTACGGCAACGGCGCGCTGGCCCTGGCGCACGATGCCGCGCTGCGCGCCCTGGCCCGGCGCGTCGAGGTCAGCGGCGAGACCGTGTTCTTCTATACGCAGGATGCGCGGCCGCTGCTGCAGGCACTGTCCGTGCATGGCCACCTGCGCACCCTGCACCGGCCCGCCAACCTGGAGGACCTGTTCCTCAAGCTCACGGGCCGCCAGATCCGGGAGGATGGTTAG
- a CDS encoding PHA/PHB synthase family protein — protein MDTRSSSEHPLERQRTAARALDESVHARLARASMGLSPISLALAHADWALHLSASPGRQMVLAQRVLDLTQQAWQATWAGDGAPAEQDTRFADPAWRQWPFSALKEGFKACDAWWREAAQLDGMSRHHQHMVSFFTRQTLDALSPSNWAPSNPEVLRQARDTQGQSLRDGWANFGEDLLERKSARPDAPPEAIPPLPYAVGRDVAVTPGKVVFRNHLIELIRYAPVTAKVYPEPLLIVPSCIMKYYILDLSPANSMVRYLVGQGHTVFIVSWRNPDASDRDLGMQDYLRMGVMEAMAAVRAQTGAPRIHALGYCLGGTFLSIVAAALARSQGDARPAARGGRRAAPASPGLPELATVTLLAAQTDFSEPGELGVFIDDDQLKTLRESMARTGYLSGRQMAGSFQFLNSRDLVWSRATRRYLLGQDEVGNDMMSWNADTTRLPARMHSEYLSSLFLNNALASGQYRVDGEGVALRDIQAPMFVVGTVRDHVSPWRSVYKIHLLTDAPITFVLAAGGHNAGIVSEPGHPRRSYQIASSAPGDEWLDPDAWQAGTPVLEGSWWTAMHEWLRERSGKPVAARPIDAATALCDAPGQYVMTRYAD, from the coding sequence ATGGACACCCGGTCTTCCTCCGAGCACCCCCTGGAGCGGCAGCGCACGGCCGCCCGCGCGCTGGACGAATCGGTCCATGCCCGGCTGGCGCGCGCCAGCATGGGGCTGTCCCCCATTTCGCTGGCGCTGGCCCATGCCGACTGGGCGCTGCACCTCTCGGCATCGCCGGGCCGCCAGATGGTACTGGCGCAGCGCGTCCTCGACTTGACGCAACAGGCATGGCAGGCCACCTGGGCGGGTGACGGGGCTCCGGCCGAGCAGGACACGCGCTTTGCCGACCCTGCATGGCGCCAGTGGCCGTTCAGCGCGCTCAAGGAGGGCTTCAAGGCCTGCGACGCCTGGTGGCGCGAGGCCGCTCAGCTCGACGGCATGTCGCGCCACCACCAGCACATGGTGAGCTTCTTCACGCGCCAGACGCTGGACGCGCTGTCCCCGTCGAACTGGGCGCCCTCCAACCCCGAGGTGCTGCGCCAGGCGCGCGATACGCAGGGCCAGAGCCTGCGCGACGGCTGGGCGAACTTCGGCGAGGACCTGCTCGAACGCAAGAGCGCCCGGCCCGATGCGCCGCCCGAGGCGATCCCGCCGCTGCCCTACGCGGTGGGACGCGATGTGGCCGTCACGCCGGGCAAGGTGGTGTTCCGCAACCACCTCATCGAGCTGATCCGCTATGCGCCTGTCACCGCCAAGGTGTACCCTGAGCCGTTGCTGATCGTGCCCTCGTGCATCATGAAGTACTACATCCTGGACCTGTCGCCGGCCAACTCCATGGTCCGCTACCTCGTGGGCCAGGGGCATACGGTGTTCATCGTCTCGTGGCGCAACCCCGACGCCTCCGACCGCGACCTGGGCATGCAGGACTACCTGCGCATGGGCGTCATGGAGGCCATGGCCGCCGTGCGCGCCCAGACCGGCGCGCCGCGCATCCATGCGCTGGGCTACTGCCTGGGCGGCACCTTCCTGTCCATCGTGGCGGCGGCGCTCGCGCGTTCGCAGGGGGATGCCCGGCCAGCGGCCCGGGGCGGGCGCCGCGCGGCGCCTGCCAGCCCTGGCCTGCCGGAGCTGGCCACCGTCACGTTGCTGGCCGCGCAGACCGACTTCAGCGAGCCCGGCGAACTGGGCGTCTTCATCGACGACGACCAGCTCAAGACGCTGCGCGAGTCCATGGCGCGCACTGGCTACCTCTCGGGCCGGCAGATGGCGGGTTCGTTCCAGTTCCTCAACTCGCGCGACCTGGTCTGGTCGCGCGCCACGCGCCGCTACCTGCTGGGCCAGGACGAGGTGGGCAACGACATGATGAGCTGGAATGCCGATACCACGCGCCTGCCCGCGCGCATGCACTCCGAGTACCTCTCCTCGCTGTTCCTCAACAATGCGCTGGCCTCGGGCCAGTACCGCGTGGACGGCGAGGGCGTGGCGCTGCGCGACATCCAGGCGCCCATGTTCGTGGTGGGTACGGTGCGCGACCACGTCTCGCCCTGGCGTTCGGTCTACAAGATCCATCTGCTCACCGATGCGCCCATCACCTTCGTGCTCGCCGCGGGCGGGCACAACGCGGGCATCGTGTCCGAGCCGGGCCACCCGCGCCGCAGCTACCAGATCGCCAGCAGCGCGCCGGGCGATGAGTGGCTCGACCCCGACGCCTGGCAGGCCGGAACCCCGGTGCTGGAGGGCTCGTGGTGGACCGCCATGCACGAATGGCTGCGCGAGCGCTCCGGAAAGCCCGTGGCGGCGCGGCCCATCGATGCGGCGACGGCCCTGTGCGACGCGCCGGGCCAGTACGTCATGACACGCTATGCGGACTGA